One window of Arthrobacter oryzae genomic DNA carries:
- a CDS encoding A/G-specific adenine glycosylase gives MLQQTPVVRVLPVWEDWLRRWPTPAHLAAEASGEAVRHWGRLGYPRRALRLHAAAAAVVEKHDGEVPGTYDALLELPGVGSYTAAAVAAFAFGRRETVVDTNIRRVHARLFSGAALPAQSLTAAEMRLAAELLPADVGLSVRWNAAVMELGALVCTARAPKCGDCPVRGACAWLAAGEPPPSYTPKGQSWHGTDRQVRGAVMAVLRLADAPVAPEMFHQPAADLGFEASGIGVPLAALHRLNSAPEQLERALAGLVSDGLAELHPAGLRLPA, from the coding sequence ATGCTGCAACAGACACCCGTGGTCCGTGTCCTGCCCGTGTGGGAGGACTGGCTCCGCCGCTGGCCCACGCCCGCGCACCTCGCCGCCGAAGCGTCCGGCGAGGCAGTCCGGCACTGGGGCAGGCTCGGCTATCCGCGGCGGGCACTGCGCCTGCACGCGGCAGCCGCCGCCGTCGTCGAGAAGCACGACGGCGAGGTGCCGGGAACGTACGACGCCCTGCTGGAGCTTCCCGGAGTGGGCAGCTACACGGCCGCAGCGGTAGCGGCGTTCGCCTTCGGCCGCCGAGAGACCGTTGTGGACACCAACATCCGCCGCGTCCACGCGCGGCTCTTTTCGGGTGCGGCCCTGCCGGCGCAATCGCTCACGGCGGCGGAAATGCGGCTGGCCGCCGAACTTCTGCCGGCCGACGTCGGGCTTTCGGTCCGCTGGAACGCGGCGGTGATGGAGCTGGGAGCCCTGGTCTGCACGGCAAGGGCACCGAAGTGCGGTGACTGCCCGGTGCGCGGCGCCTGTGCGTGGCTGGCGGCTGGCGAGCCGCCGCCGTCGTACACCCCGAAAGGGCAGTCCTGGCACGGCACCGACCGGCAGGTCCGCGGCGCCGTGATGGCCGTCCTCCGCCTGGCGGACGCGCCGGTGGCGCCGGAGATGTTCCACCAGCCCGCTGCGGACCTGGGCTTCGAAGCCAGCGGCATCGGCGTCCCGCTTGCCGCGCTGCACCGGCTGAATTCCGCCCCGGAACAGCTGGAACGGGCCTTGGCGGGGCTGGTCAGCGACGGCCTCGCCGAGCTGCACCCTGCCGGCCTGCGGCTCCCCGCCTGA
- the disA gene encoding DNA integrity scanning diadenylate cyclase DisA, with product MARSPEDSLKATLGRVAPGTALRDGLERILRGRTGALIVLGSDRTIESICSGGFDIGIDFSPTRLRELAKMDGAIICDKDAGNILRAAVQLVPDSSIETQESGTRHRTAERVAIQTGVPVISVSQSMQIIALYVNGLRHVLEGSEKVLARANQALATLERYRSRLDQVTSSLSALEIEAMVTVRDVAVTLQRQEMVRRISEEISQYVLELGEDGRLLSLQLDELTVGRGPGSDVIIRDYAGPNASPEDIDGAVNALLNLGPTELIDLSRIAGIIGFAGGVDTLDAVVQPRGYRLLSGLKAVPKAVADRLVDHFGGLQYLMAATIDDLMTVDGIGDQRARTVREGLSRMAEASLLDRFL from the coding sequence ATGGCTCGGAGCCCTGAAGATTCGCTTAAGGCGACTCTGGGCAGAGTGGCTCCAGGCACCGCTCTGCGCGACGGCCTGGAACGCATCCTCCGCGGACGCACCGGCGCGCTGATCGTCCTCGGCTCGGACCGCACCATCGAGTCCATCTGCTCCGGCGGGTTCGATATCGGGATCGACTTCTCCCCCACCCGCCTTCGCGAGCTGGCCAAAATGGACGGTGCCATCATCTGCGACAAGGACGCCGGCAACATCCTCCGGGCCGCCGTGCAGCTGGTTCCGGACTCGAGCATCGAAACGCAGGAATCCGGTACCAGGCACCGCACGGCGGAACGCGTCGCCATCCAGACCGGTGTTCCCGTGATTTCGGTCAGCCAGTCCATGCAGATCATCGCGCTGTACGTGAACGGGCTGCGGCACGTCCTGGAAGGCTCGGAAAAGGTCCTTGCCCGCGCCAACCAGGCGCTTGCCACCCTGGAACGGTACAGGTCCCGCCTGGACCAGGTCACCAGTTCCCTCTCCGCCCTGGAAATCGAAGCCATGGTGACCGTCCGCGACGTCGCCGTGACCCTTCAACGCCAGGAGATGGTGCGCCGGATCTCCGAGGAGATCTCCCAGTACGTACTCGAACTGGGAGAGGACGGACGCCTGCTCTCCCTGCAACTGGACGAGCTCACGGTGGGCCGCGGACCCGGCAGCGACGTGATCATCCGCGATTACGCCGGTCCGAACGCGTCCCCGGAGGACATCGACGGCGCCGTCAACGCCCTGCTCAATCTGGGCCCCACCGAGCTGATCGACCTCAGCAGGATCGCCGGAATCATCGGCTTCGCGGGCGGCGTGGACACGCTCGACGCCGTGGTGCAGCCACGCGGGTACCGTCTCCTGTCCGGCCTGAAGGCCGTGCCCAAGGCCGTTGCGGACAGGCTCGTTGACCACTTCGGCGGCCTCCAGTACCTGATGGCGGCCACCATCGACGACCTCATGACCGTGGATGGCATCGGCGACCAGCGGGCCCGCACGGTCCGCGAGGGACTGAGCCGCATGGCCGAGGCAAGCCTGCTGGACCGGTTCCTCTAA
- a CDS encoding peptide chain release factor 3 produces the protein MSQEVLSPARVHEIHKQAARRRTFAVISHPDAGKSTLTEALALHAKVIGTAGASSGKANRKETVSDWMQMEKDRGISISSAALQFAYRDTVINLLDTPGHADFSEDTYRVLAAVDCAVMLVDAAKGLETQTMKLFEVCKQRNLPIITVINKWDRPGLDALALMDEITERTGLQPMPLTWAVGISGDFRGVWDLRNDRFARFQRNNAGANIALTEYFTPEEAAANQGDDWSNAVDEAGLVIESNLEFDVDAFHAGKATPILFSSAALNFGVKEILDALVDFAPPAAPRPDVDGDPRPVDAPFAGFVFKVQAGMNKAHRDHVAFIRVCSGVFERGMVVTQTRTGKSFATKYAQQVFGREREVIDEAFPGDVVGLVNASSLRVGDSLFLDEPVEFPAIPLFAPEHFQVARSKDPSRFKQFRRGIEQLEHEGVIQVLRSDIRGDQAPVLAAVGPMQFEVVEDRMAHDFSAPMRLERLPYSMARISTADAMPALANVPGAEVLLRSDGEYLALFNDVWALRRIEKNHPDLTLVPIGTHNPAK, from the coding sequence GTGTCCCAAGAAGTCCTCAGCCCCGCCCGAGTCCACGAGATTCACAAGCAGGCGGCCCGGCGTCGGACCTTCGCGGTCATTTCCCACCCTGACGCCGGCAAATCGACGCTTACCGAAGCCCTGGCCCTGCACGCCAAGGTGATCGGCACTGCCGGCGCCTCCAGCGGCAAGGCCAACCGTAAGGAAACGGTCTCGGACTGGATGCAGATGGAGAAGGACCGCGGCATCTCCATCAGCTCCGCTGCCCTGCAGTTCGCCTACCGGGACACCGTGATCAACCTCCTGGACACCCCCGGCCACGCGGACTTCTCCGAGGACACCTACCGCGTCCTGGCCGCCGTGGACTGCGCCGTGATGCTTGTTGATGCCGCCAAGGGCCTCGAGACGCAGACCATGAAGCTGTTCGAGGTCTGCAAGCAGCGCAACCTGCCCATCATCACCGTGATCAACAAGTGGGACCGTCCGGGCCTGGATGCCCTGGCACTCATGGACGAAATCACCGAGCGGACGGGACTCCAGCCCATGCCGCTGACCTGGGCCGTGGGCATCTCCGGCGACTTCCGCGGCGTGTGGGACCTCCGTAACGACCGCTTCGCCCGGTTCCAGCGCAACAACGCCGGTGCCAACATCGCGCTCACCGAGTACTTCACCCCGGAAGAGGCCGCAGCCAACCAAGGTGACGACTGGTCCAACGCCGTGGACGAAGCCGGGCTGGTCATCGAATCCAACCTCGAGTTCGACGTCGACGCCTTCCACGCCGGCAAAGCAACCCCCATCCTTTTCAGTTCGGCCGCCCTCAACTTCGGCGTCAAGGAAATCCTGGACGCCCTCGTGGACTTCGCCCCGCCGGCGGCGCCGCGTCCCGACGTTGACGGCGACCCCCGCCCGGTGGACGCCCCGTTCGCGGGCTTCGTCTTCAAGGTCCAGGCCGGCATGAACAAGGCCCACCGCGACCACGTTGCGTTCATCCGCGTGTGCTCCGGCGTCTTCGAGCGCGGCATGGTGGTCACGCAGACGCGCACCGGGAAGTCGTTCGCCACCAAGTACGCGCAGCAGGTGTTCGGCCGTGAGCGCGAGGTCATTGACGAAGCGTTCCCCGGCGACGTCGTCGGACTGGTGAACGCCTCGTCCCTCCGAGTGGGCGACAGCCTGTTCCTGGACGAACCCGTGGAGTTCCCCGCGATCCCGCTGTTCGCGCCGGAACACTTCCAGGTGGCACGTTCCAAGGACCCCAGCCGCTTCAAGCAGTTCCGCCGCGGCATCGAGCAGCTTGAACACGAGGGCGTCATCCAGGTGCTCCGCTCCGACATCCGCGGTGACCAGGCGCCGGTGCTCGCCGCCGTCGGTCCCATGCAGTTCGAAGTGGTGGAGGACCGCATGGCGCACGACTTCAGCGCACCCATGCGCCTGGAGCGCCTCCCGTACTCGATGGCAAGGATTTCGACGGCGGACGCCATGCCCGCGCTGGCCAACGTGCCGGGCGCCGAGGTGCTGCTGCGCTCCGATGGCGAATACCTTGCCCTGTTCAACGATGTCTGGGCGCTGCGACGGATCGAGAAGAACCACCCGGACCTCACCCTGGTGCCGATCGGAACCCACAACCCTGCGAAGTAG
- a CDS encoding PucR family transcriptional regulator: MNPPASKSPATPAYDPPWLALPREVSDLLRPRMPGIVEAIIDAVPQLVPAYARPIEGRFGRGLRRGVAAALERFLQLPGTRLPALSEESRELVAGLGSGEFRQGRSMDALLSAYRMGARVTFREMSRISMEKDLGQSVVVDLGESILAYIDELSAVSAEAYAFEQSERAGAVDRRRTELLELLLMGQADEAALRQAASMADWSLPARLVVVTLPLDRSAGLRLQLGPGTLVVERETDAVALVPARKSDSARAALEKVLKGRSAAVGPAGSWEKVPDSLRLAVLAASVLPPREDPEDPPIWADDHLAQIILGSEPSAIAELAERRLEPLEGLRPAQRERLAETLLSWLRHWGQRAPVAAELGIHPQTVGYRAAQLRELFGDALEDPRARFELELALHAGRR, translated from the coding sequence ATGAACCCTCCCGCCTCGAAGAGTCCCGCAACCCCCGCGTATGATCCGCCGTGGCTCGCCTTGCCCCGGGAAGTCAGCGACCTGCTGCGCCCCAGGATGCCCGGCATTGTGGAGGCCATCATCGATGCAGTCCCGCAGCTGGTTCCGGCCTATGCCAGGCCCATCGAAGGCCGCTTCGGGCGCGGCCTGAGGCGCGGGGTGGCTGCGGCACTGGAGCGGTTCCTCCAGCTGCCCGGCACCAGGCTGCCCGCACTTTCCGAGGAAAGCCGGGAGCTTGTGGCGGGCCTCGGCAGCGGCGAATTCCGCCAGGGCCGGAGCATGGACGCGCTGCTGAGCGCCTACCGCATGGGCGCCCGCGTGACCTTCCGGGAGATGTCCAGGATCTCGATGGAGAAGGACCTGGGCCAGAGCGTTGTGGTGGACCTGGGCGAATCGATCCTGGCCTACATCGACGAGCTGTCCGCCGTCAGCGCCGAGGCCTACGCCTTTGAACAGTCCGAACGCGCGGGGGCGGTGGACCGGCGCCGGACCGAGCTGCTGGAACTGCTGCTGATGGGCCAGGCGGACGAGGCGGCCCTGCGGCAGGCCGCGTCCATGGCCGACTGGTCGCTGCCGGCGAGGCTCGTGGTGGTGACGCTTCCGCTGGACCGGTCCGCCGGGCTCCGGCTGCAGCTGGGTCCGGGGACGCTGGTGGTGGAACGCGAAACAGACGCCGTGGCCCTTGTTCCCGCGCGGAAATCCGACTCTGCCCGGGCCGCGTTGGAGAAGGTGTTGAAGGGCCGGTCCGCTGCCGTGGGGCCCGCGGGCAGCTGGGAAAAAGTGCCCGACTCGCTGCGGCTGGCCGTGCTGGCCGCCTCGGTGCTGCCGCCTAGGGAAGACCCCGAGGACCCGCCCATCTGGGCCGACGACCACCTGGCGCAGATCATCCTGGGCTCCGAGCCCTCGGCCATCGCGGAACTGGCGGAGCGCAGGCTTGAACCCCTGGAAGGGCTTCGGCCGGCCCAGCGGGAAAGGCTGGCGGAAACCCTCCTCTCCTGGCTGCGGCATTGGGGCCAGCGGGCTCCGGTGGCCGCCGAGCTCGGCATCCATCCGCAGACCGTGGGTTACCGGGCGGCGCAGCTGCGTGAACTCTTCGGTGACGCGCTGGAAGACCCCCGGGCCCGGTTCGAGCTGGAGCTGGCCTTGCATGCGGGGCGGCGCTAG
- a CDS encoding ferredoxin reductase — MIRLRKLARAASVLTTPLAPEDILSLFNPVFSARQLRGVVTRVVAETADSATIFFRPGRGWKAHQAGQWARIGVELDGVRHWRSYSLSAPAGQDPAITVTDVGAVSGVLVRDTRPGDVLFLAPPQGDFVLPEHPRPLLMLTAGSGITPVMSMVRTLVPHRPDADVVLIHSARTPADSIFREELSELADQFPNFKVTHWFTGERGRVDFSSAAVLDELCPDWRHRAAYACGPEGFLDDAEALWSAEAAAAAAEGSATDGSAAGGESHQPEGPFAADPINLIIERFTTSLAAGAGHDGGLVTFEASDREVEADGSTPLLDVGEDAGVLMPSGCRMGICHSCLTPLRAGHVRDLRTGEVHGEPGQLIQTCVSAAAGPVNLDI, encoded by the coding sequence ATGATCCGGCTCCGTAAGCTGGCGCGCGCCGCATCTGTACTGACCACCCCGCTAGCTCCAGAAGACATTCTGTCGCTGTTCAATCCTGTGTTCTCCGCCCGCCAGTTGCGCGGCGTGGTCACCAGGGTGGTCGCCGAGACGGCCGATTCCGCCACCATTTTCTTCCGCCCAGGCCGTGGCTGGAAGGCGCACCAGGCTGGCCAGTGGGCCCGCATCGGCGTCGAACTCGACGGCGTGCGGCACTGGCGTTCCTATTCACTGAGCGCACCCGCCGGCCAGGATCCCGCCATCACGGTGACCGACGTCGGCGCCGTTTCCGGTGTCCTGGTCCGCGACACGCGGCCCGGTGATGTGCTGTTCCTGGCCCCGCCGCAGGGCGATTTCGTCCTCCCCGAGCACCCGAGGCCGCTGCTGATGCTCACTGCTGGCAGCGGCATCACCCCCGTCATGTCCATGGTGCGCACGCTGGTGCCGCACCGTCCGGACGCGGACGTCGTGCTGATCCATTCAGCCCGGACCCCGGCGGACAGCATCTTCCGGGAAGAGCTGTCGGAGCTTGCCGATCAGTTCCCCAACTTCAAGGTCACGCACTGGTTCACCGGCGAACGCGGCCGGGTGGACTTTTCCTCCGCCGCCGTGCTGGACGAGCTCTGCCCGGACTGGCGCCACCGCGCTGCCTATGCCTGCGGGCCGGAGGGCTTCCTGGACGACGCCGAAGCGCTGTGGTCCGCGGAAGCCGCCGCTGCGGCGGCTGAAGGGTCCGCCACTGACGGTTCCGCCGCCGGCGGAGAATCCCATCAGCCGGAGGGGCCGTTTGCTGCCGACCCGATCAACCTCATCATCGAACGGTTCACCACCAGCCTGGCCGCCGGGGCCGGGCACGACGGCGGACTGGTCACCTTTGAGGCCTCCGACCGCGAGGTGGAGGCGGACGGCAGCACCCCCCTCCTGGACGTCGGCGAAGACGCCGGCGTGCTGATGCCCAGCGGCTGCCGGATGGGCATCTGCCACAGCTGCCTCACCCCCCTGCGGGCCGGGCATGTCCGCGACCTCCGCACCGGCGAAGTCCATGGCGAGCCGGGCCAACTAATCCAGACGTGTGTATCGGCAGCAGCCGGACCCGTTAACCTCGACATTTGA
- a CDS encoding fatty acid desaturase family protein, with amino-acid sequence MAIVTNHEAETTEDAVVPAAKARRGALATSGSPLVRPPAAAHLSDEQVAELGRELDAIKDDILAKRGASDAAYIRRMIKIQRGLEISGRATLLVSRNKGAWVAGTTLLSLAKILENMEIGHNVLHGQWDWMRDPDIHSTTWEWDFVTPARAWQHTHNDLHHRWTNVVGKDNDVGYNLLRMDPQQEWKPFNLGNPLYNALLAPIFEWGIAIYDLELQDFKEGNKSKEALTKDLKALGVKALKQFTKDYAATPAVAMLTGSGKQALYGTLTANAIRNVWAHAVIFCGHFPEGTDTFTEEMVEGETRGDWYVRQMIGSANISGSKFMHLMTGNLSHQIEHHLFPDIPSNRYAEVAPKVQEICKRYGLPYTTGPMWKQVGSTWAKVFKLALPPKKA; translated from the coding sequence ATGGCAATAGTTACCAACCACGAAGCCGAGACCACGGAAGACGCCGTTGTGCCCGCTGCGAAGGCGCGGCGCGGGGCGCTGGCCACCTCCGGCAGCCCCCTGGTCCGTCCGCCGGCCGCGGCGCACCTCTCCGACGAGCAGGTGGCTGAGCTGGGCCGCGAACTTGATGCCATCAAGGACGACATCCTGGCCAAGCGCGGAGCCTCCGACGCCGCCTACATCCGCCGCATGATCAAGATCCAGCGCGGCCTGGAGATCTCCGGCCGTGCGACGCTCCTGGTGAGCCGGAACAAGGGCGCCTGGGTTGCCGGCACCACGCTGCTGAGCCTGGCCAAGATCCTGGAAAACATGGAGATCGGGCACAACGTGCTGCACGGCCAGTGGGACTGGATGCGGGACCCGGACATCCACTCCACCACCTGGGAGTGGGACTTCGTTACTCCGGCCCGCGCCTGGCAGCACACGCACAACGACCTGCACCACCGCTGGACCAACGTGGTGGGCAAGGACAACGACGTCGGATACAACCTCCTGCGCATGGACCCCCAGCAGGAGTGGAAGCCGTTCAACCTGGGCAACCCGCTTTACAACGCCCTGCTGGCCCCGATCTTCGAGTGGGGCATCGCAATCTACGATCTCGAGCTGCAGGACTTCAAGGAGGGCAACAAGTCCAAGGAGGCCCTCACCAAGGACCTCAAGGCCCTCGGTGTGAAAGCCCTCAAGCAGTTCACCAAGGATTACGCCGCAACCCCGGCCGTCGCAATGCTGACCGGCTCCGGCAAGCAGGCGCTCTACGGCACCCTGACCGCGAATGCGATCCGCAATGTCTGGGCCCACGCGGTGATCTTCTGTGGTCACTTCCCCGAGGGGACGGACACCTTCACCGAGGAAATGGTGGAAGGCGAGACCCGCGGTGACTGGTACGTGCGGCAGATGATCGGTTCGGCCAACATCTCCGGTTCCAAGTTCATGCACCTCATGACGGGCAACCTGTCGCACCAGATCGAGCACCACCTCTTCCCGGACATCCCGTCCAACCGCTACGCCGAGGTGGCGCCGAAGGTGCAGGAGATCTGCAAGCGGTACGGCCTGCCGTACACCACCGGTCCGATGTGGAAGCAGGTCGGCTCCACCTGGGCCAAGGTCTTCAAGCTGGCACTGCCGCCCAAAAAGGCCTGA
- a CDS encoding class I SAM-dependent methyltransferase — MPETSPRSSSFGPYFARVGPRMDARGAADHRRRLVGAAHGAVVEIGAGYGATFPYYPATVTSVLALEPDPTLRALALAEAGKARVPITVHDGVAESLPAADESVDVVVSSLVLCSVADQSAVLAETIRVLRPGGLLLFYEHVRSEHFMLAVLEDLLTPLWSRLAGGCHPNRDTAAGIASAGLTLQTVERFGFSALPGNPRVAHILGSAAKPPE; from the coding sequence ATGCCGGAAACCAGCCCGCGAAGTTCATCCTTCGGTCCATACTTCGCCCGCGTCGGCCCGCGCATGGACGCACGCGGGGCGGCCGACCACCGCCGGCGCCTCGTCGGGGCCGCTCATGGTGCCGTCGTCGAAATCGGGGCGGGCTACGGGGCCACCTTTCCCTACTACCCCGCCACCGTCACCAGCGTGCTGGCGCTCGAACCGGACCCGACGCTCCGGGCGCTGGCGCTTGCCGAGGCCGGCAAGGCACGGGTCCCCATCACAGTTCACGACGGCGTGGCGGAGTCACTGCCGGCGGCAGACGAATCGGTGGACGTGGTGGTCTCCAGCCTGGTCCTGTGCAGCGTGGCGGACCAGTCAGCCGTCCTGGCAGAGACCATACGGGTCCTGCGGCCCGGCGGTTTGCTGCTGTTTTATGAACATGTCCGATCCGAGCACTTCATGCTCGCCGTCCTGGAGGACCTGCTCACTCCCCTGTGGAGCCGGCTGGCCGGCGGATGCCACCCGAACCGCGATACCGCCGCCGGGATCGCGTCAGCGGGCCTCACCCTGCAGACCGTGGAGCGCTTCGGATTCTCGGCCCTCCCCGGCAATCCGCGGGTAGCCCACATCCTTGGCTCGGCCGCAAAGCCCCCTGAATAG
- a CDS encoding universal stress protein: MGGDGGFRVLAGVDGSAPSRLALEWAVTEARLRHGQVRVVTAWEFPPVTVGTEGLVRDPDVFPQTARRLQNEALKRVDSEGLTVTGEVVQGNAAAMLLRAAENADLLVLGSRGLGGFTGLLLGSVSTQVIHHSPCPVLVVRTRSRTGDE; the protein is encoded by the coding sequence ATGGGCGGCGACGGAGGATTCAGGGTCCTGGCCGGGGTGGACGGTTCGGCTCCGTCGCGTCTCGCCCTGGAGTGGGCAGTCACGGAGGCGCGGTTGCGCCACGGCCAGGTCCGGGTGGTGACAGCGTGGGAGTTTCCGCCAGTCACCGTCGGGACCGAAGGTCTGGTCCGGGACCCGGACGTCTTCCCACAGACGGCCCGCCGCCTCCAGAACGAGGCCCTGAAGCGTGTGGACAGCGAGGGCCTGACGGTGACCGGTGAGGTTGTCCAGGGCAACGCGGCTGCCATGCTCCTGCGCGCTGCCGAGAATGCGGACCTGCTGGTTCTGGGTTCCCGCGGTCTCGGCGGATTCACCGGGTTGCTGCTCGGCTCCGTGTCCACGCAGGTCATTCACCACTCTCCGTGTCCCGTGCTGGTTGTCCGGACCCGGTCCCGGACCGGCGACGAATGA
- a CDS encoding heavy-metal-associated domain-containing protein, producing MCGTPETRTQLPLASTAQQGCSCCSPADTQNAVPAAVKPAVQASGAQYALEGLTCGHCVRTVEKAVSGVSGVKSATVDLVPGGTSRLSITGAADRAALAEAVRSSGYVLAGAK from the coding sequence ATGTGCGGAACACCCGAAACACGAACCCAGCTCCCCCTGGCCTCCACGGCCCAGCAGGGCTGCAGCTGCTGCTCGCCCGCCGACACGCAGAACGCGGTTCCCGCCGCAGTAAAGCCGGCAGTTCAGGCTTCCGGCGCGCAGTATGCCCTGGAGGGGCTGACCTGCGGACACTGTGTCCGGACCGTTGAAAAGGCCGTGTCCGGCGTGTCCGGGGTTAAGTCAGCAACGGTGGACCTGGTCCCGGGCGGAACCTCGCGGCTGAGCATCACCGGCGCCGCGGACCGGGCGGCGCTGGCTGAGGCCGTGCGCTCCTCCGGCTATGTCCTGGCCGGCGCGAAGTAG
- a CDS encoding DUF2933 domain-containing protein, translating to MYLISNHWLHILDALPYLGVVLMMGMHLFMHGVHRGHEGHGGAGGLPGGGQGAGRVH from the coding sequence GTGTACTTGATCTCGAACCATTGGCTGCACATCCTCGATGCCTTGCCGTACCTGGGGGTGGTGCTCATGATGGGCATGCACCTGTTCATGCATGGCGTTCACCGGGGGCACGAGGGGCATGGGGGCGCCGGTGGGCTCCCCGGTGGCGGACAAGGGGCCGGGCGTGTCCACTGA
- a CDS encoding methyltransferase family protein, whose protein sequence is MAFTGGTRGMGAPVGSPVADKGPGVSTDYGYNLWWLVVINSAVFIIFAFSFVRPRTKLDWRALGGFSAFIVALFTEMYGFPLTIYLLSGWLGNRIPGLDLLSHNSGHLWQDLTGWQGDPHLSPLHLVSNVLIAAGFILLYRSWQVLFAAQRDHRLASTGPYGTVRHPQYVGFLTIMAGFLLQWPTLLTLLMFPVLVFVYLRLARKEERLMDADFGETNAAYRRQVPGFIPRFGRRPAGTAQRPHEGP, encoded by the coding sequence ATGGCGTTCACCGGGGGCACGAGGGGCATGGGGGCGCCGGTGGGCTCCCCGGTGGCGGACAAGGGGCCGGGCGTGTCCACTGATTACGGGTACAACCTGTGGTGGCTGGTGGTCATCAATTCTGCCGTGTTCATCATCTTCGCCTTCAGTTTCGTCAGGCCCAGGACGAAACTGGACTGGCGGGCGCTGGGCGGGTTTTCCGCTTTCATCGTGGCTCTGTTTACCGAGATGTATGGCTTCCCGCTGACGATCTACCTGCTTTCGGGGTGGCTGGGGAACCGGATACCGGGCCTGGATCTCCTGAGCCACAACTCAGGGCATTTGTGGCAGGACCTGACAGGCTGGCAGGGGGATCCGCACCTGAGTCCGCTGCACTTGGTCAGCAACGTGCTGATCGCGGCAGGGTTTATCCTGCTCTATCGGTCCTGGCAGGTCCTCTTCGCGGCCCAGCGGGACCACCGCCTGGCGAGCACGGGTCCCTACGGCACGGTGCGGCATCCGCAGTACGTGGGTTTCCTGACCATCATGGCCGGGTTCCTGCTGCAGTGGCCCACGCTGCTGACCCTGCTGATGTTCCCGGTCCTGGTCTTCGTCTACCTGCGCCTTGCCCGGAAGGAGGAGCGCCTCATGGACGCCGATTTCGGCGAAACAAATGCCGCCTACCGGCGCCAGGTCCCCGGATTCATCCCCCGGTTCGGACGCCGCCCTGCCGGTACCGCGCAAAGACCGCACGAGGGTCCGTGA
- a CDS encoding ABC transporter permease: MLFLAVKNLVQEKTRLLISVGGVAFSVLLIMSIQGLYQGWSNKIGEYIRTVPADYWITQTGATDMFHTPSVLPLTVRDVLKSVPGVASAKPFSGRRVAFAHNGKDVNLYVIADDVENSVGAPARVVEGKAVPDKGEIIIDRVVGRSENIRIGDTIPVAGRTLKVAGYSEGGYILSFSFAFATKEDAESILQLPGATNFFLVTLKDGSDGKDVASRIEADPAVDAITKDRFVENNTNIVRDTFLPIILVLLFIGIAVGMTVIGLTIFTSTIEKAREYGVLKAIGVSNRQLYTVVVEQAITAAVLGYVVGAGMALAVSAAAGNYVPEFITEIRWFDAAWIFAVTVAMAVVSSLLPVRRLARIDPAEVFRA, from the coding sequence ATGCTGTTCCTGGCGGTGAAGAACCTGGTCCAGGAAAAGACCCGGCTGCTGATCAGCGTCGGCGGGGTCGCGTTCAGTGTGTTGCTGATCATGAGCATCCAGGGTTTGTACCAGGGCTGGAGCAACAAGATCGGCGAGTACATCCGCACCGTCCCGGCCGACTACTGGATCACCCAGACCGGTGCGACTGACATGTTCCACACCCCCTCCGTACTGCCCTTGACGGTCCGGGATGTCCTCAAGAGCGTTCCGGGGGTCGCCAGCGCCAAACCGTTCAGCGGCCGCCGTGTCGCCTTCGCGCACAATGGCAAGGACGTCAACCTCTACGTCATCGCCGATGACGTAGAGAACAGCGTCGGGGCTCCCGCGCGGGTGGTTGAGGGGAAAGCGGTCCCGGACAAGGGCGAGATCATTATCGACCGGGTGGTCGGACGCAGCGAGAACATCAGAATCGGTGACACCATCCCTGTCGCCGGCAGGACACTGAAGGTCGCTGGCTATTCCGAGGGCGGGTACATCCTCAGCTTCTCCTTCGCGTTCGCAACCAAGGAAGACGCCGAGAGCATCCTCCAGCTTCCGGGAGCCACCAACTTCTTCCTCGTCACTCTCAAAGACGGCAGCGACGGAAAGGACGTGGCGTCCAGGATCGAAGCGGACCCGGCCGTGGATGCGATCACCAAGGACAGGTTCGTGGAGAACAACACGAACATCGTCCGCGACACGTTCCTGCCCATCATCCTGGTCCTGCTGTTCATCGGGATCGCCGTGGGCATGACCGTCATCGGCCTGACCATCTTCACCTCAACCATTGAAAAAGCGCGTGAATACGGGGTCCTGAAGGCCATCGGGGTGAGCAATCGCCAGCTCTACACCGTCGTGGTGGAACAGGCGATCACCGCCGCCGTGCTCGGGTATGTCGTCGGGGCCGGCATGGCCCTGGCAGTCAGCGCCGCCGCCGGAAACTATGTCCCGGAATTCATCACGGAGATCCGCTGGTTCGATGCCGCCTGGATTTTCGCCGTCACCGTGGCCATGGCTGTGGTGTCCTCGCTGCTGCCGGTCCGCCGGCTTGCCCGCATCGACCCGGCGGAGGTGTTCCGCGCATGA